AAAAACCCTTTAATTGTATGATACAGTTGTTGGTCATAATAGAAACAGTCTAAGAAGATGTAAACCAGGTAATTAAGGGCCTGATCACTACTTCTTATAAATGTTCAGCAAGTTTCGTAATAAAGGTTGATGAGCTCACCTAGCACCCATTCCGCATCCGGATCCTCGGTAACCGCCCGGTACTGCAGGACGAAGTAGAGCAAAGGACACCCGTTGTCCGGCCAGGAGTGCAAGCGGACCAGCAGCGAGGTCGAGTTGGGGGCCAGAAGGGCGGTGGAGGCCGGATGACCAGGCGACTGACCCTGAGTGCGCACGTGCAGAATGGTGCTGGTGGGCGAGGTGCCCACCTTGTTCTGGGCACTCAGGTGGATCTGGTACGTGCTGCCACACATCAGGCCCTTGAGCTCATGACTGGAGGCATGACGCGACAATTGCATCTCGTCCGTGTTGCCATTGGCACGCCGATAGAACAAGGTGTAGCCGGTGATGGGTGCATTGCCCGTGAAGCCGCACTTCCAGTGCATCAGGATGCTGCTCGAGGTGGCACTCGTGACATAGAGAACGGGAGCTGTAGGTGGCACTTGGACCATAAGGGTGTGCGTTAGTCGATCCGTTCCAATGCCGTTGTCCACCTGACAGCTGTAGTTGCCACCATCCGCCAGTTGCAGGCTGGAGATGATCAGATCGCCACTGTCCAGCAGCTGGGAGTTATGCAGTCCACCTTGCCGCAGTGCCACATCCGATTTGAACCACTCCCGCTTGGGTTTTCCGACCGCCGTGCAGGGCAATGTAACGGTGGATCTCCAAGGACGCACCACTGGGCCACCAAAGGATATGATCCTAGCCGGTATGCGATTCGTGGTTATTTGCGAGGACACTCGCGAACTCTTGCCCTCGCCCACTCGCGTGCTGGCCGTCACCCAGAACTGGTACTCCATGTGCGGATGCAGTCCCTTGGCTTCGTAGTAGGCCTGCTGTGAGGGCAGACTACGCTTCTCATTGTTCAGCTCCTCGCGACCGTTCACCACGCGTGTGTATAGACTGTACTTGGTGATCACGCCGTTCGGCTCATTTGGTGGCAGCCAAGAGATGTACAGGGATTGCGATGAACTGGACACCACTTTGATGTCAGCCGGTGCCTCGGGAACATCCTCTTCGCTGTGGCAAAACAATGGCTTCGATACCACGCCATCGCCCATACGCGTGTGTGCCAGCACCTGAATGCTGTAGTTGGTGTACTTTCGCAGTCCTGTCAGCACCATGGTGAGTGCTGTCGTTTTCCTGGACTCCACTTCGTCCTTGCTGGGCTGAATGTCGTCGATGATGGGCTCAAATATCAGCTTGTAGCCCTGCAGCAGTCCATTGGTGTGGTAAATTGGCGGTGGTTGCCAGGACACCTGCAGCGATTGGGAGGACAAGGCGGCACAGCGCACGTCCTCTGGCGGCCGACTAGGAActgattaaaaacaaattgaataaaatcaTTAAGATATTGATGTATATTATAGCATTATAAACTTACCATCTTCCATAGTTTGAGCAGCGGTGGGTTCCGAAAGAGGTCCTGGCCCAACCTGATTGAAGGCCTGCACCACCACGGTGTATCGGGCGAACTTTGCCAGTCCGCTGAGTAGTAGCTCTCCATTgccgccatcgccatcgccggaaacggaagtgaaGTTGTATGCCGTATTGCCCGAACTGGAGAGCTTGTAGCCCACATTGTAGCCCTGAATGTCACCATGTCGCAGCTCCGGCAATGGAGCCACCCAACTGATGAGCAGCTCGGTGGAGGACAAAGGTCTGGCGGAGAGGCTAAGCGGAGGTCCTGCCGGGCGCTGTGGTTCCGTGCGCACTATCAGCTCCTGACTGGGTGCACTGCGTCCGGCCGAGCCCTCGGCAATCACACGGAAAGCGTAACGTGTCGCCGGCTTCAGGTTCTCGATCATGGCATTGAAGTGTGGCGGATCCTTGACCTCGATCTGCTGCCACTGGTCCACGAACAAAGCTGGTGGGAGAGAATCTAATTACGTTGGAAACTTTAACATCTCTTCAAATTCGTTAACTCCATTCCATGCATATACGTACGATCTGCCTCGCGGAACTCCACAATGTACTTGGTCACATCGCCGGTGCCCAGAGTTTTGGGCTGCCACTTGATGTTCACCGAACGACTGCTGATCATGGCCGCCTCCAGGACACTGGGTGGCAGTGGTGGTTCCTGGACCTGCAGCTGCACCAGCTGCTGATCGTTGCCATACAGATTGCTGGCCCGACAGAAGTACGGACCACTGTCGGTGGCGTCCACGGTGCGGATTTGCAGCTCGGCGGACACGCCATCTGGTGTGGCCTCCTGCTTCACCGAGATCCTGAAAGCGAATGCAAAGTGCAGCGGTATTACTTTCGTTCGCTTTCCGCAGCATCGGCTGAGTGCACTCACTTGTAATTGGTTGACGGATTCAGCGTGTTCTTGCCCGAGCGCATCCAAACAATGTTAATCGGCTTGTCCCCACTGACGGCACATTGGAGCAGTGCCGTGTCGCCCTTCTTCACCATCACGGAGCGCGATGTGGACGAGAAGTACGGCGAGGCTGAAAACGGCGGGAATTTTGCCCATTTTAATTACGATGTTGCATTCCTCCGGGGGCCACAGCATTGCAATTAACCAAATTGccgggggggggggggggggggggggggcagCCACCAACCATCATCGTTGCTACTTAATACTCACAGTTCACTTTCAGCTGGATGACCTTTCCGATGCCGGTGCCGATGCCATTGTTGGCCTGGCACAGATAGAAGCCCTCGCGATCCTCCTTCAcgtgctgcagcagcagggaGCCATTGCCCAGGAGCTTGGTGAAGGGACGCTCGCGGACTTCCTCGTACTCTCCCGACTTGCTGCCTGTGGGAAGACATTGAAAGCCGCAGAGGATGTTGGTAAATACTAcatgtttttataaaaatatattctctgctaacaaattatatgcattaatTTATATGCAAGACATAGTTAAGCATTATAAAACACACAGTATTATGTGATGATTGTTTCCCGCAGACTTAAGACTAATAATCCATTTTAATTCCGGACTTCGTAAGTTATATAAtcttataatttatatatgctTCAGTGTCTAACCTGTAGCCTTCTTCCACACGATGCTGGGTGTGGGCACACCCTGCGCCTGGCAGTGCAACATAATGTGGCGATTGCGCTCCACATTCGCGTCCACGGGCTCGACGATCCAGCGAGGTGGCActacggggcgtatgcgtgatatgGGGAGAAATAGTTAGCTAACTCGGAAAATGGCTGAGAGAGTTTAGAACGAATGATTGAAATCAAAACTGCTAAGACATACAGTAAGAGTAATGGTTCTTTAGAAAGAGatatagagagagagacagagacagagaggAAAAGTGAAGATTTCTGGCAAAGTAAAAAACGGCATAAAAGAATTTTGCTGTTTACGATCTTAAGATTTTCATTGTGCCTAGCACAAATGTAAAAACTGGTTGAATAGTGGTAGCAATATTGTAGGAACTTTTCAACTAATATACAAAAGGatatctgttttattttttttttttttttgtgggttgGATTGCttcaaaatcaaatacaaaaaattatttcatatGCAACTCAGTCAAAAATGGAACAAAAATAATGTAGATTCTTTGATGTCATCATGTTTAAGGAAAATCATTTAGGAATGTCCGTGGGGAAAATGAATTCATTTCGTTCTTTTGTTGGTGTGCAAGGActttattttgatttctttttgtttcgtaTCTTTTCATATCGTTTCTTTTCGTTTATTCAAATTGATCGCTTTCtcttttgtgtgttttctttGATTCGCCCACGCTCTGTGCCTCGCTGTTTGAAAAAATCGCAAAAAAGGCTTAATATGTTCTGGTATATTCGgcgcataaattaaatgacAAAGGCATGCCAGAagcgaaaattgaaaatatatttgcatagAAATTATAGAATGCGCAACATAAATGTGAACGTGGTGTGAGTTTTATAGTTGGACACGCAGCTAACAAAACAcgaaaaaagcgaaacaataaaatgggaTTTCAAtacagaaaacaaaaccaaaaaaatcaCCCACCATAGCGAcgttttcaataaattataaactgtTTACGTGGCAGCtgcatttaattgccagcCTTTGTTTGTGCAGCaataacaaaatgaaaaatgttaattaaaaattaagcCCGAACAAGGAGCAAATTATAGAGCTCCAAATGAAATTATCAGCTGGCCCAGGGCTCCagtattaattaaaatgatttctGGTTATTATggcataattttttttttattttattctttggggtgtttttgcatagtttggggttggtttttttttttgggtggcaGCGTGTCTAATTCGAATACGGAAAAAATCTTTGcacacaacaacagcagcgtCAGCCTGGGATATGGAGcattggcaaaacaaatagaaatataaacataaataaattaaatttcggATAACTGTGTGCGTCGAGCTCAGCtcgaatataaatataattgcCCACACCCCCAAGCTGGCTGGCGAAATTGGGTGGAAAAAGCTGAACAGAGCAATCTGTGTGTGAAAGGAGGGAAATTCAAAAAACGAATTAAAACGAGAGCTTAAGAACTGAGCACTAGGAGTGGGAggaaacgaaatgaaacgaaaccaAACGGAGAGCAAgcaaatcataaataaattgaaattaaaattcatttgtcACAGCACTACGCGCATGCAGATGGCACCGAGCAAActtaaaattgcatttctaATCTGTACAAAAAGGCAtgcagaaatgaaaaatgcagcATGTTGCAGCCGCTTCTCtagctaaacaaaaaaaaaaaaaaaacaaccatTCTCAACTACATTAGCAAATACTGCGAAGCTTTAAGTTTCTTATCCATTTAGTTTCCCGGTCGGATCTCcggcatttattttctttatttttgcgGTTTAGTTCACATTGCTCTGCAATAAGATTATGTTTAAGCGTTTTGTCACTcacacgcacgcacgcacacGCAATCAGGCACTCACACAAGCGAAAGGGGTGGCtacaccgaaaaaaaatagtCGGGGATTACAATGATATATTTCGAGACAAGTCAAGTAGTTGGTTTCTAGTGCTGCAAATCAGCACATTTGGaatatgcaaaattatttatatttaaataatgtttatCTGTAAGGATACATTGATCCataaattaacataattttgGAGCCTATGTTATTTTTCCAACTAatattgtaaaattaaatgaatccCCTCTCAAGTTTTTTCGGTGTGGAAATATAGTAAGCGATTAGAGAGgccaaaatcaaatttgaagCGTAAGCGCGAGTTTCATAGCATCTTCGAAGGATTTTTTGGGAGGATTCGttgctctcttttttttttttgtgcgaaCTCATTCATTTTCAGCGTTTGCCTTGTTTATTCGTTCGTTAATTAAGCACAGCACATTGAGCATAGTGGAGTATGAAGTGGAGTTTTCGAAAGCTGCAAGTCAAAAATGAAGAGAGAGGAGCCAAGGGGTTAACAAAGGATATTCTGCATGTATCCTGCAGACCGGAGCATCCAGCATCGCACTGGCCGGCAACCAAAAAAATGTGGGGCATTGCGAATAAGGCAAACGAATCTTAAAGCAGCTTGTTATCCATGTTTATGCAAGGagtatttgtataaattataaattacaGCTAATCACAAAGCCGTGCACGCCCTCCGAGCTCGTCAAATTTGAACGACCACCAATTGAATTTTGCGCTGGGAGAGCGCACACTTAATTTATGCAGCTAAAGCCCGACTTGTCGTATAAGAAGCGTTTCAAATAATATGCAGCAAATGAAAAGAGATAAGATATTCATAAGCTTTATGGGTAATTTGTTTAGATTTTTGGTTACGAAGCGCATAAAAAGCAGTGCAGTTAAAACGTTTTACCTGGTGAGACGGTTGTCAAAAAAACCCACAGCGTGCCAAAGCGACTTAAAGGTGACGGGGAACTCTTAATTGTAGATTAGTAGGGGGTTTTCggggatttttttttaagctgtacgttttttattttgagttATGGGTGGTTTTCTTAGTGAAAGTCAAAAAATCAAAGCGCCTTCGGGCTGTGCAACATTCAGTTGCACCGGGGCTTCAGTTCAATAGAACTCCAAAAAAACTGGGTCAGCCCATTGTTCATTGTTGTTAAAAATCAACCAAAAATATCATCAACAACTGAAAATACCATTAAGAAGCTGTTCTTGAATACATCAGCGGGAAAGCAAAAAGTTATTGAGGGGCAAGTGAAGTTGTTCGCTTAGTTTGTATGTGTAGTGTGATTTTGTTGATTGTGTTTTAAGAGAAGTAATATCGCCATAGCTGTTTGTTGTATCGAATAGtatttaatgatttaattattcatttttggATATTTCATATAGGAAATGTGGGTTTCCTGGAGTTTCTAAAGATATTTATTCCACGCCTATAAGTAGGCAATATATTTTGCTTAAGCAGTAATTAGGTTgttctttaaataaatgcttttGAAGAAGTTACTGCAGTTAAAAGACTtgagtttaattttaattttgatagCGTATGGCTTTTCTCTTCTTGTCTGTGGTGTTTATCTGTGGTGATGGGTACGCTAGTACGCTACCTTTGACCTGCAAGAGGGCCGTATACTTGATCTCGGCCGCCGGATTCTTGGCCACGCACGTGTACTCGCCGGAATGCGTGGCCGACAGCGACGGAATGCTCAGCAGGGAGCTGTACTGGTCTAGCATGGTGACATTGGCCCCCAAAAGGTCGGGCAGCGGATCACCGTCCTTCAGCCAGATGAGCTTCAGCGGCGGATCGCCCCTGGACACCCCGCAGACGGTCCTCGTCCGCATGCCCTCGGCCAAACCCTCCTGGAAGGCGAACGGTTCTATGCTCGGCGGCACTGCAAGAGGAAAGATCAGGCGAAACGGGTTAGGATTGGCACAGCTGGTCAAGTGGACACCTGCGCCTGAGGACGACCTGGAGGACGCGATATTCCCACGTTGCTTTACGATTGATGATGATTGCTGATTGTTGTCAATTTGTACGCTCTGTAAACCTTCGCAGTTTTGTTAACACATTCGAATCGAAAAACGCTACTTAATCTTGTACAAACATTCCGAAAGTGGAAACATCATTTACAAAGGATAGCAAGGatcgtatgtatatatatatataaggtaagatgtatgtatatgcaattCAATGGTTCTGTGTTACATGGTACATGAATCAAAGTGCATACAAAAGGAAACTCAACTACTTGCAACTAAACGGGATTACAAATACTGGATAACTCGATTACTGGACTCGTAGGACTCGAGTTCCTCATTCTTTTTACCATTGACCAGCAGGGCCTGCGAGTTCTCCACCTCGGCGGCGGAATTGCGCACCACACAGGAGTAGTTGCCAGTGTGATCGCTGCCCAGATTCTCGATCACCAGGATGCTGTTGTACTGGTCCACCTGCTTCACGGACATGTGCTGTGTGGGATCGATGGGTCGGCCATCCTTGCGCCAGTTGATGGTCAGCGGGAGATCGCCCTTCACCACCGAGCAGGTGAGCGAGGCCCGATCGCCCATGTTCAGCTGCAGGATGTTGGTTTGGAAGGGACTGAGCTTCGGCGGCACTGCAAGGGATCAGCCAAGGATTGATGAGCCAAAAGCGAAGCGAAAGGACAGCACAGCGTGACCGGTGCAAAAAGGTTCCgatttatgaaaatttaatcaGCACAGCGCCTCATTAGGGCGCAGATTCATTAACATTAGCactaatgaaaaaaaaacgggGTGCCGTTCATCCTTGCTCTCCTTCAGCTTCCTTTTTTTCAtactttttggtttttttgttttcaatttaccAACTTTTAAGCTTAGATTATTGCGCATATTTAATTAGAGCAGAAGCAAAAAGTACATGTACCCGACTGAAAgccgaaacaaaacaaaattaagcagaatccaaaaaaaaaaaaattaaaaaggggaaaaacaaatgcaaaaaggtTGGCGAAAAGGAGCAACTTGAAGCGCCATAGGAAACTACTTAGTTTGCtgttaataattaaaatgcaattttcactTCGTTTCGTAGCCCGCTGCTTGATGTCATCGTTCGGGGAAAAAGAGCTGTGAAAGAAACCAACCTCGACCTCCTCTTGTTTATCTATTTCACTGTGTTTTCATGCTTTTTTTCTCCCTGGGTTTTCCCTGGGTtttctttgggttttttagtttactttttttctttttacttttctttgCACATACTAACCTATGACCGTCACCTCGCCACTCCGCCGGGCACTGTGACCCTGCTTGTTCCTCGCCCAGCACGTATAGACGCCGGAATCGGAGTTCTTCTGCACGGGACTGATGGTCAGCGAGCCGTCCGGCTGGACACGTTGACGTATGTCATCCGGCAGTTCGCGTCCACCACGCTCCCAGTGGATCTCCTCGATGGGATAGCCGGCCACCGGGCACTTCAGATTCAATGTCTCGCCGGAGACGGCAGTTACCTTCGGTATCAGTCGAATGTAGGGAAGACCTGTGATGGAATTGGGAAAAAAGCGCCAGTTGGTGAGTTAGATGTAGATGGGAATATGGAGCTTTTTTGGGGGAATGTAAATGCTTAACAGATTTGCGCGTACGTTGCTTTTTTAATAATGCAGTAAACAACGGCACATACAGTGGCAAAAAAAAGTGGCACCACAAAGAGCAGTTACACTGAGCAGAAATGTGAACAAAATTGAAACAGCTTCAAGTATCTTAAGAACTCATTATTGCTTGAAGTAAATTTAAGTTactacatttaaatatatttgtttgtaacGAATTAGGCTTAAGAACAACAGCTTTTGAGTGCCTACAAATGGTAActctttttttctgtgcagACAACAGGAAGCGGAGCACAATGTAATATGCATATCCTGGCTGGTTTCGTCCTGTCTCCAGTGCCCCCCGCCAAAACACTTTTCGGGAACGTGGAAGGAAATAATGCAGCAACTGTCGCTCGGTGGAGGccgcaggagcaggaacagcagcCGCTGAAGGAGCAGCTCCACCAGCTGCCTGGTGGGCTGAGTTTTTCCTCCACTTTTTTTCTGCGGAATATGCATAATTCCCGAGCACGTCATACGTGGTctcacaaaaacacacacacggtgtgtgtgtgtgtgtgtgtttttccgAAGCTGAGTGGATGGGGATTTTTGTAATCACCGCCATTACCAAGTCGCGCAATCAGCGACATCGCCGAGCTTTAAACTAAATGATGATGGTGGGTGTGGGATTCATTTGCTCCTTTTTTGCAGCTCCGCTGGCAAACAATGTTTGCAGGGTATGCGGAAATTGTCAAAGGAGTCGAAAGGACGAGAGGTATGAGCAGGTACTTCTGACATACTTTTTTGCATTCATTTGATTATCATAGCAAATCACTTGAGTCTTCAACTTTCGTCCAAGGCTAAGCCAACCCTAagtttatttgatttcgaGTGATAAATGTCGAACGTAGATAGCTGAATGCTTAGGGCTTTTCCCCTtgcttttccccattttcccttttttttttagttgagaCCAGCAGAGCATCGTTTAGTCGAGAAGGGATTTTTCGTGAATTTACTTGACtttatttttcaactttttcaCTGCAAAACTTTGTAAACATGGCGCAGTTTTTGCCGCCGCTGTCGTTTTGTGTTTGCACTCCTGCTCCTCGTTCTTTCTCGCTGGCAACgccattttgtttgcctggcgacacaaaaatatttgatttcttGCAAAAACAAGGCAGATGGTGCGCGTGCTGCTGGGaaatgccactgccactggaAAATGGGTGGATTTTTGGGTGGATTTCCCTCGTCCTTCCCTCGGCAGGACTTTGTGTTGGGTTGGATGGTGGAAGGAAAGCACTGCAGTCAGCCGAGAGCCATGTTCAACAGAAGTGTGCGCCTCGAACAACACTTCACTGCTGCAAAGGCACAAAAGTAAACTTGCTGGAGGATGGGACATGGACCCAAAGGATCTGGCCGACAAACTAGGGGGATGTGTGGCAACAGTAAGAACATGGCAAACGTGttgtaaaacaaaatcaaGCAAAAGTaggcaaatgccaaaaaggaAGAGCACCCAGAGCCTCGAGCGCGGAGAACGTTTAAGTGCATATGTAAGTAGCCGGCCATATTTGTATCTGCACGGAGGGAAATGCTTCAGTTACTTATCTCGAATGGCCTtctgaaaatatataactttCACCAAGGGATGCTCAACTAGCTGCAGGAACTCATCAACTAGCAGTACCCCTAATTTAATAGTTACTCATATTgtatattgttatatttgaTCATGATATACCAGATATTGGGTGGCATGGTTTCAATTTCGCGGATCCTCTCATGCATTCTAAGCCACTTACTTAGCCATTAACTTTTTCCCATGTGCATCtgtgtgtttgagtgtttGGGTGTGAGTAAGTGTGAATACCACgtaccataaatattcaagcGCGCCGCATGCTGCACTCGTCCTGCGCGATTCTCCGCGTTGCAGGCGTACTCGCCACCATCCTCGACCATGACGTGGCTTATGTTAACATGACTAATTACATCGCCATGCACGGTGATGTATTGTCCGATCATAAATctgaaatggcaaaaaaggGATGGTTTTGGATGAGAGcacaaaaaacacattaaTATTTGCTTGGTTGCGATTTTAGCGATGGTtgcacgcggcgtatgcgcaatgttcggttgtttggttgtttgctGCTCTAcaattgttttcttgttttcgaGCTGCCGCTGCATATTTAAGCGtgcacacaccacacacaaccaaacacacacatacacgaaCGCACACTCATCAGCTAGGCACACTTCAAAAATGCAGCCTGACCCAAATCCCTTTTGACTGTAGgcttcattttgtttttgtcgtATTTTTGCGTTTAGTTTTTTtcctctatttttttttaaacgtTAGTTTTTTTCCTATGCCACATTTAGTCGTAATGAAGGCTGTCAGTCGAGCTGTCGGGGCTTAGCATAGTTTCCATATTGCTGTCAATGTcatgtgccacgcccacgaaTGCGAATACGACATCCACTTAATGCCAAGCCGTTACGCCAGGACTCAAATAATGAGGGGGAAAAAAAGGATTTTACGAGGCGCTCAAGTTGGCATTAAGTTCTGCGTTCTGCGTTTGGTCCTTTGGCTCTTGTCCTTTGTTTGCCACGCTTTCTTATTGGCACAGACGCATTAATTACAGGCAACATtgttacgcatacgccatgtggcaCTCACACAATCGGCTCTTACGGCATCTTGCAGCGCTGTgaatgtatgtgtatgtatggcTGTAACTAtaagtgtatgtgtgtgtttgaggATATGCGAGGGGATTGCGTTCTAAGCCAGCACACCCGCCGGCTCATTAGTTTGTGGCCCGGCTCGGTGGCAACTTTTCAATTGGCATTACGGCCGCAGTTGGAAGTTGGAGCCAACGAGAGTTGTAGTTGTAGAAGTCGGAGAACAATAATGGCGGAGGCAAagtaattacaattttaattaacttttgcAGCAGCCGCATCCTGTGGCTACTGGGGATTCAACTTCGTGGCTTGGGGGGCTTATGAATGCATAAGCCAGCCCGCGAGAAGCGCTGATTTCCCCCAAAGAAGGCGTGGCCAAGTCAAGCCGAAAAATCTTTATGGAGTGTGCCGAGGCCTGGAAAAACTGTGGCAACTGTagttaaatgaaaatgaagctggctggcaaaaaaaaatataaccaGTCGCATTCGGAAGGGAGACGACACTCAGTCGTTGGCTGCAGCACTTGTGAGCGGTGGCAACAATGGCGAGGACCAAATTGCAACAAAGTCGCACAcatccgcattcgcatccgtATCCCCAtgtccgcatccacatccgcacaACGCCGGCTTAAGCGGCATTGCAGAAGTTTaacggtgtgtgtgtgtgtgtgtgtgtgctcgccAGTGTGTGTGGAGCGTAAAACGCTTTGGCTGCAACAATATAAACCTAATAGCCTGGCGCGGCTTTTGTGTGCTGTTTTAGCTGATTGCAGAGTGAGTGCCCGGCTCAGTGGGTGGCTTAATTCCGGGCAGCCAGCCGAAAAGGGGAAGCAGTGGTAAGAATTTCACTGGGTGCCACTTGCAGCTTGGCCCCTTCCACTCTTTCTCACTCTCTCACTCAAGTGGCAGAAGCGAAAAGTTTCGTGGCTTAAGCTTATGAAATAttatgaatttcaatttagcCAAATCTAGTTTGCACTTGTATCGCAAGCAGGTTAGTTTGCAGGCACAATTGGATCTTATATAAATTTAGCTTTCAAAATATGAAGTTGGGAAAATTTTATAAGCAAGTAAGAATTTTTCAATTACAACTTGTGTGCTTTAAGTGTATATATGAGGGTTCACTGTAGTTCACATGGCTTTGTGGCGCTTGAAAAGGCGTTCCTCGTGCAACTTAAGCGTTTCCCCATTTAGGCCAAAATTACACATATTTCCATAACGCCTGCAGTTGTAGACAAACGCATCACGCACACACGCCTCCGTCGCCGTCTTAGCAGCTCCGCCGGAAAAGTAGGAAATCTGTAGGAAAACACCAAGGAAAAGCGCGGAGGAAAAGCTGGGGGGAAAGATGCCGGCTCAACAGCCTTAGCCCGAGTTGCTGGTACCGCCGCAGacaaacttttgaaaatggCGTAAAATGAGCGTTTGAGTGTTGCGTTACCTCGTGCGCGCAATCATTTAATTTCCGCCTCGAGGCGTCTGCCCTCCATCCActttcccccccccccctcgCTTTTCCGACCATTTCCCAACACTTCCACCGACATGCCTGTTTGCCTGTCTGTCTGCCACTCCaacttgtgtgtgtttgtgtttgtgtgtgtgtgtgagtgtggtgtgtgtgtttgtgcgtctgtgtattaaataaatacacttACCAAGTTGATATACCTTTAAACCGAATAATGTAAACCACTTAAAACTCGGCAATAACAACGCAAACAGCAAGAGAATTTGCGCAGCATTTCAAAggatc
This portion of the Drosophila santomea strain STO CAGO 1482 chromosome 3L, Prin_Dsan_1.1, whole genome shotgun sequence genome encodes:
- the LOC120447995 gene encoding Down syndrome cell adhesion molecule-like protein Dscam2 isoform X14, producing the protein MWISSRFYVILLLLNLDATCSEPFEAHLRGPGFVMEPPGRVEFSNSSGGWLDCSASGSPQPTVDWVHADGSAVTEIHGVRRVLRNGTLVLMPFAAAAYHQDVHNTIYRCIASNSVGRIVSRDVQVRAVVAQAYKVDVEVLSAARGCTAILRCVVPTFVKELVRVVSWVHEPAIYIYPSLQGDGKFHLLPTGELLIHNLQESDESQSFRCRSMHRLTRQVVVSSPTRLRINSHRGIISPSVVEHTAHVQVSQDEGAVLLCVAQGCPSPEYSWFTHNGAGPLPVLSGPRVRLLGPILAIEAVTGEDSGVYKCTAGNVGGEASAELRLTVATPIQVEISPNVLSVHMGGTAEFRCLVTSNGSPVGMQNILWYKDGRQLPSSGRVEDTLVVPRVSRENRGMYQCVVRRPEGDTFQATAELQLGDAPPVLLYSFIEQTLQPGPAVSLKCSAAGNPTPQISWTLDGFPLPSNGRFMIGQYITVHGDVISHVNISHVMVEDGGEYACNAENRAGRVQHAARLNIYGLPYIRLIPKVTAVSGETLNLKCPVAGYPIEEIHWERGGRELPDDIRQRVQPDGSLTISPVQKNSDSGVYTCWARNKQGHSARRSGEVTVIVPPSIEPFAFQEGLAEGMRTRTVCGVSRGDPPLKLIWLKDGDPLPDLLGANVTMLDQYSSLLSIPSLSATHSGEYTCVAKNPAAEIKYTALLQVKVPPRWIVEPVDANVERNRHIMLHCQAQGVPTPSIVWKKATGSKSGEYEEVRERPFTKLLGNGSLLLQHVKEDREGFYLCQANNGIGTGIGKVIQLKVNSSPYFSSTSRSVMVKKGDTALLQCAVSGDKPINIVWMRSGKNTLNPSTNYKISVKQEATPDGVSAELQIRTVDATDSGPYFCRASNLYGNDQQLVQLQVQEPPLPPSVLEAAMISSRSVNIKWQPKTLGTGDVTKYIVEFREADPLFVDQWQQIEVKDPPHFNAMIENLKPATRYAFRVIAEGSAGRSAPSQELIVRTEPQRPAGPPLSLSARPLSSTELLISWVAPLPELRHGDIQGYNVGYKLSSSGNTAYNFTSVSGDGDGGNGELLLSGLAKFARYTVVVQAFNQVGPGPLSEPTAAQTMEDVPSRPPEDVRCAALSSQSLQVSWQPPPIYHTNGLLQGYKLIFEPIIDDIQPSKDEVESRKTTALTMVLTGLRKYTNYSIQVLAHTRMGDGVVSKPLFCHSEEDVPEAPADIKVVSSSSQSLYISWLPPNEPNGVITKYSLYTRVVNGREELNNEKRSLPSQQAYYEAKGLHPHMEYQFWVTASTRVGEGKSSRVSSQITTNRIPARIISFGGPVVRPWRSTVTLPCTAVGKPKREWFKSDVALRQGGLHNSQLLDSGDLIISSLQLADGGNYSCQVDNGIGTDRLTHTLMVQVPPTAPVLYVTSATSSSILMHWKCGFTGNAPITGYTLFYRRANGNTDEMQLSRHASSHELKGLMCGSTYQIHLSAQNKVGTSPTSTILHVRTQGQSPGHPASTALLAPNSTSLLVRLHSWPDNGCPLLYFVLQYRAVTEDPDAEWVLVSNALKPQRRIVVNNLQPSTLYQLRMEAHNVAGISQAEFNFVTLTKDGDPPPPEIMHRGHGGQTNVIFANINLLIPTIAAVSGMFCTIIMIIVCYRHKQSQIQKESLENRANSEAAQRERYYATIHKVSMQNNDKIPETSEDISPYATFQLSEAGGNMSQPHHGGPANTLLHSFMYHERALAEGCSSPPPAASKNRRRHSRKTEPESEESESDQDQLTSSRTESSNQHEGKIKHNSRLIQHFPNHNISITYL